The Salvelinus namaycush isolate Seneca chromosome 16, SaNama_1.0, whole genome shotgun sequence genome has a segment encoding these proteins:
- the LOC120061282 gene encoding interleukin-17 receptor B, whose protein sequence is MYGMHSNSHFTELPKAIEVTVSVLVVYPAENPVFQRAVLAFAEFLQWHGGCQVAIDMWQRGRLAEQGPMRWLADQAKSVARVMVVSPQPNHCHTGPGEHTVPAAAHDLFPLVLNMVASHTQSPNELAKFWLVHLGTAPERSGIPVELTSCREFSLNRDLEKLCRHLHQQGSKRPGLMFRSGLAYGEKATGKLKEAVQQLEAWQCSQPGGAGEAAPLTKLMARL, encoded by the coding sequence ATGTATGGAATGCACTCAAATTCCCACTTCACTGAGCTGCCGAAGGCAATTGAGGTCACTGTGTCAGTGCTGGTGGTGTACCCTGCAGAAAACCCTGTCTTCCAGAGAGCTGTGCTAGCTTTTGCTGAGTTCCTCCAGTGGCATGGTGGCTGCCAGGTGGCTATCGACATGTGGCAGCGTGGCAGGCTGGCAGAGCAGGGCCCGATGCGCTGGCTAGCAGATCAAGCCAAATCCGTAGCCAGGGTGATGGTTGTAAGCCCGCAGCCCAACCACTGCCACACTGGCCCAGGGGAACACACAGTACCAGCCGCGGCTCATGACCTGTTTCCTCTGGTGCTCAACATGGTGGCAAGCCACACTCAAAGCCCCAACGAGCTGGCCAAGTTCTGGTTGGTGCACCTAGGCACGGCCCCGGAGAGGAGCGGCATACCTGTGGAATTGACATCCTGTAGGGAATTTAGTCTGAACAGGGACTTGGAGAAACTGTGTAGACACTTGCATCAGCAGGGCTCCAAAAGACCAGGGTTAATGTTCAGATCAGGGTTGGCCTATGGGGAGAAGGCGACAGGGAAGCTAAAGGAGGCTGTGCAGCAGTTAGAGGCATGGCAATGCTCTCAGCCAGGAGGTGCAGGGGAGGCAGCTCCTTTGACCAAATTGATGGCTAGACTGTAA